A window from Primulina eburnea isolate SZY01 chromosome 2, ASM2296580v1, whole genome shotgun sequence encodes these proteins:
- the LOC140823811 gene encoding scopoletin glucosyltransferase-like codes for MGQLVVVFLPFMAHGHMIPTLDMAKLFYSRGVKTIIISTAEFADPIKKAQESGLDIGLSILKFPPEGSDLPDDCVSFDHAMAYEDLFPKFVKALSMLQEPVEKLLEEFRPNCLVADMFLPWSTDSAAKFGIPRLVFHGKSTFALCATEQMKRHKPYENVSSDSEPFLLPDLPHQLKLVRTQINPSDLEENASLFSQLRVQMREAEKRSYGVVVNSFFELEPDYADHYKTVLGRRAWLIGPLLLHNKDDVAKARRGKESALDEHEIKEWLDSKKANSVVYVCFGTMASFTSAQLRETAIGLEASGQDFIWVVRRGRNDEGNNDFLPDGYEERIKGKGLIIRGWAPQVLILNNPTIGAFVTHCGWNSTLEGVCAGVPMVTWPVFAEQFFNEKLVTEVLRIGVSVGNRQWRRSGSEGVPSKAVAKAVQSVIKGEEAPEMRSRAKKLKEMASKAVEEGGSSMAELSSLMQELSVYRSPPNQV; via the coding sequence ATGGGACAGTTGGTTGTAGTTTTTCTTCCATTTATGGCTCATGGCCATATGATTCCAACGCTAGACATGGCCAAGCTTTTTTACTCTCGTGGCGTGAAAACAATCATAATCTCGACGGCTGAATTTGCTGATCCCATCAAGAAAGCTCAAGAATCAGGACTGGATATCGGTCTAAGCATCCTCAAGTTCCCGCCCGAGGGTTCAGATCTGCCGGATGACTGTGTGAGCTTCGATCACGCAATGGCTTACGAGGACTTGTTCCCAAAATTTGTTAAGGCGCTGTCTATGCTCCAAGAACCTGTGGAAAAACTACTTGAAGAGTTCCGACCGAATTGTCTGGTTGCTGACATGTTCTTGCCTTGGAGTACTGATTCTGCGGCCAAATTTGGCATCCCGAGATTGGTTTTTCATGGCAAAAGCACTTTCGCGTTGTGCGCCACCGAGCAAATGAAGCGCCACAAGCCTTATGAGAATGTTTCATCAGATTCTGAGCCCTTTTTGTTGCCTGACCTTCCGCATCAGCTAAAGTTGGTAAGAACACAAATCAATCCTTCCGACCTCGAGGAAAACGCGAGTTTATTTTCCCAATTGCGGGTGCAGATGAGGGAAGCAGAGAAGAGAAGCTACGGAGTTGTCGTCAACAGTTTTTTTGAGCTCGAACCGGATTACGCAGATCACTACAAGACTGTTTTGGGGAGAAGGGCCTGGCTTATCGGCCCCCTTTTGCTGCATAACAAGGATGATGTAGCTAAAGCACGGAGAGGGAAGGAATCAGCCTTAGATGAACATGAAATCAAGGAGTGGCTCGACTCAAAGAAGGCCAACTCGGTTGTTTACGTGTGTTTCGGAACCATGGCGAGTTTCACCTCTGCTCAATTACGCGAAACCGCAATTGGGCTCGAGGCATCTGGCCAAGATTTCATCTGGGTTGTGAGGAGAGGGAGAAATGACGAAGGCAACAACGATTTCCTGCCGGATGGATACGAGGAAAGGATAAAAGGTAAGGGCCTCATTATAAGAGGATGGGCACCCCAAGTGCTTATCCTAAACAATCCTACTATCGGGGCGTTTGTGACGCACTGTGGTTGGAATTCGACTCTCGAAGGAGTGTGTGCAGGTGTGCCTATGGTGACCTGGCCTGTTTTTGCGGAGCAGTTCTTCAACGAGAAATTGGTGACAGAGGTTTTGAGGATCGGGGTTTCCGTCGGGAACAGGCAGTGGCGGCGGTCAGGGAGCGAAGGGGTGCCGAGTAAGGCGGTGGCCAAGGCAGTGCAGAGCGTGATAAAGGGCGAAGAAGCGCCAGAAATGAGGAGCCGGGCGAAGAAGTTGAAAGAAATGGCGAGCAAAGCTGTTGAAGAAGGCGGATCATCGATGGCAGAATTGAGTTCTTTGATGCAAGAATTGAGCGTGTATCGCTCTCCACCCAACCAAGTTTGA
- the LOC140823812 gene encoding scopoletin glucosyltransferase-like, with amino-acid sequence MSKLHLFFLPFMAHGHMIPMLDMAKLFTSRGVRTTMVSTLAFSDPIKKAQESGIEIGLIIIRLPNQESGLPEYVQRLDQVTAVDLVQKFVKAISLLQEPVEKLIQELNPNCLVSDTFFPWTTDSAAKFGIPRLVFHGTSYLARCASEQMRLHKPFKNVSSDSEQFTLPYLPHQLKFTRTQISPFDLRESEGEFAELIFQSREADRRSYGVVVNSFYELESSYADHYRNILGIKAWNIGPLLLCNNGYEEKARRGRKSAIDEHECLAWLDSKKPDSVIYACFGSMASCTQAQLREIAFGLESSGKDFIWVVRDRRNNENSYNFLPHGFEERNRKKGLIIRGWAPQILILDHPSIGAFVTHCGWNSVLEGVCAGVPMVTWPMFAEQFFNEKLVTEILRVGVSVGNKQWRTVGIEGVPREAVSDAVRRVMVGGEVAEMRNRAKCYKEMARKAIEEDGSSFTDLSALIEELSVARRSQYM; translated from the coding sequence ATGAGTAAGCTACACTTGTTTTTTCTCCCATTCATGGCTCATGGCCACATGATCCCAATGCTTGACATGGCCAAATTATTCACTTCCCGCGGTGTAAGGACAACCATGGTTTCGACTCTTGCATTCTCAGATCCCATAAAAAAGGCACAAGAATCAGGAATCGAGATCGGTTTAATAATCATCAGGCTCCCAAATCAAGAGTCAGGCCTGCCTGAATATGTTCAAAGACTTGATCAAGTCACTGCAGTAGATTTAGTCCAAAAATTTGTTAAGGCGATATCATTACTGCAAGAACCAGTTGAGAAACTGATCCAAGAACTCAATCCTAATTGTCTTGTTTCTGATACGTTCTTTCCATGGACTACAGATTCTGCAGCAAAATTCGGTATCCCGCGATTGGTTTTCCATGGTACGAGCTACCTAGCGCGTTGCGCCTCCGAACAAATGAGGCTACACAAGCCTTTCAAGAATGTCTCGTCTGATTCAGAACAGTTTACTCTTCCGTATCTTCCTCATCAGCTGAAGTTTACGAGAACACAGATTTCTCCATTTGATCTAAGGGAAAGTGAAGGTGAATTTGCAGAGTTGATTTTTCAGTCGAGAGAGGCAGATAGGAGAAGCTATGGAGTTGTGGTTAACAGCTTTTATGAGCTCGAATCCAGTTACGCTGATCATTACCGGAACATTTTGGGGATCAAGGCATGGAATATAGGCCCTCTTTTGTTGTGCAACAATGGATATGAGGAAAAGGCGCGGAGAGGAAGGAAATCGGCGATTGATGAACACGAATGCCTAGCATGGCTGGACTCCAAGAAACCTGATTCTGTCATTTACGCGTGTTTCGGAAGCATGGCGAGCTGTACTCAAGCTCAGTTACGTGAGATTGCTTTTGGGCTGGAGTCCTCAGGCAAAGATTTTATTTGGGTTGTGAGAGATAGGAGAAACAATGAAAACAGCTACAATTTCTTGCCGCACGGATTCGAGGAGAGGAACAGAAAAAAGGGCCTGATCATAAGAGGGTGGGCACCCCAAATACTGattctcgatcatccttcaatAGGGGCGTTTGTGACGCACTGCGGGTGGAATTCGGTCCTAGAAGGAGTGTGCGCGGGTGTGCCTATGGTGACCTGGCCAATGTTTGCGGAGCAGTTTTTTAATGAGAAACTGGTGACTGAGATTTTGAGGGTCGGAGTTTCGGTTGGGAACAAGCAGTGGCGGACGGTGGGTATAGAAGGCGTTCCACGGGAGGCGGTGTCCGATGCGGTGAGGCGTGTGATGGTGGGCGGAGAGGTGGCGGAGATGAGAAACCGAGCCAAATGTTACAAGGAAATGGCAAGAAAAGCTATCGAAGAAGATGGATCATCTTTCACTGATTTAAGTGCTTTAATTGAAGAATTGAGTGTTGCTCGGAGGAGTCAATATATGTAA
- the LOC140823814 gene encoding cysteine proteinase mucunain-like — protein sequence MASPFNLLSCLLFLSLFIFSSAVDMSIISYDSVHGVGLNRFDEEAMSLYESWLVKHGKAYNAIGEKERRFEIFKDNLRFIQEHNSEDRPYKLGLNRFADLTNEEYRSKFVGGRMDRKTRMRNRKASDRYVFKEGDGLPESVDWREKGAVAPVKDQGQCGSCWAFSTVAAVEGVNKIETGDLVVLSEQELVDCDKTYNEGCNGGLMDYAFQFIIKNGGIDTSVDYPYSARDGTCDQYRKNARVVSIDSYEDVPENDEQSLRKAVANQPVSVAIEAGGRDFQLYQSGVFTGRCGTDLDHGVVAVGYGTEKGADYWIVRNSWGPSWGEQGYIRLQRNVANITTGKCGIAIEASYPLKKGQNPPNPGPSPPTPVKPPTVCDDYYTCPEGSTCCCVYQYGNYCFGWGCCPLESATCCDDHSSCCPHDYPICDLEADTCLMSKDNPMGVKALRRGDATPNWARLRGGRKISVS from the exons ATGGCTTCTCCCTTCAACCTTTTGTCCTGTCTTCTCTTCCTATCCCTTTTCATCTTTTCATCTGCGGTTGATATGTCCATCATCTCTTACGACAGCGTCCACGGCGTCGGTCTCAACCGATTCGACGAGGAAGCGATGTCCCTTTACGAGTCATGGCTCGTGAAACACGGCAAAGCTTATAACGCCATTGGCGAGAAAGAGAGACGTTTCGAGATTTTCAAGGACAACTTGAGATTCATCCAAGAGCACAATTCCGAAGACCGGCCATATAAGCTAGGGCTGAACCGATTCGCAGACCTGACAAACGAGGAGTACAGGTCCAAATTCGTTGGCGGAAGGATGGACAGGAAGACCCGGATGAGGAACAGGAAGGCGAGCGACCGGTACGTGTTCAAGGAGGGTGATGGGCTGCCGGAATCCGTCGACTGGAGAGAGAAAGGCGCCGTTGCTCCGGTGAAAGATCAGGGGCAATGTG GGAGTTGCTGGGCTTTCTCGACTGTTGCTGCTGTTGAAGGAGTAAACAAGATTGAAACTGGAGATCTAGTAGTCTTGTCGGAACAAGAACTAGTTGATTGTGATAAAACATACAACGAGGGTTGCAATGGTGGTCTTATGGACTATGCGTTCCAATTTATCATTAAAAATGGTGGCATTGACACAAGTGTCGATTACCCTTACAGTGCTCGTGATGGAACTTGTGATCAGTATCGG AAAAACGCGAGGGTAGTCTCCATTGATAGCTATGAAGATGTTCCAGAAAACGATGAACAGTCTTTGAGGAAAGCTGTGGCGAATCAACCAGTCAGTGTTGCCATTGAAGCTGGAGGCCGAGATTTCCAACTCTACCAATCG GGAGTGTTCACTGGTCGATGTGGCACCGATCTAGACCATGGTGTTGTTGCGGTTggatatggaaccgaaaagggTGCAGATTACTGGATCGTGAGAAACTCATGGGGCCCAAGCTGGGGAGAGCAGGGGTACATTAGGCTTCAACGTAATGTGGCTAATATTACCACAGGCAAGTGTGGGATAGCTATAGAAGCATCTTATCCTCTCAAAAAAGGCCAGAACCCTCCAAACCCAGGCCCATCACCTCCAACCCCGGTGAAACCCCCCACTGTGTGCGATGATTACTACACATGCCCGGAGGGTAGTACTTGTTGCTGCGTGTACCAGTATGGAAACTACTGCTTCGGTTGGGGATGCTGCCCATTGGAGTCTGCTACGTGCTGTGATGACCACTCTAGCTGCTGCCCCCATGACTATCCAATCTGTGATCTCGAAGCCGACACTTGTCTAATG AGCAAGGATAATCCAATGGGAGTGAAAGCTTTGAGACGAGGTGATGCCACTCCCAACTGGGCTAGACTTCGAGGAGGCAGGAAAATTTCAGTTTCTTAA